The following are from one region of the Tissierellales bacterium genome:
- a CDS encoding thioredoxin domain-containing protein, with the protein MLELTKKNFEDEVLKADGYVLVDFWGPTCEPCKALMPHVEKLEEEYGDKIKFSSLDITKARRLAISQQVLGLPVIAIYKDGEKVDSVVGDEATASSVENLIKKYA; encoded by the coding sequence ATGTTAGAGTTAACTAAAAAGAATTTTGAAGATGAAGTTCTTAAAGCTGATGGTTATGTATTAGTAGATTTTTGGGGACCAACTTGTGAACCTTGTAAGGCTTTAATGCCACATGTAGAAAAATTAGAAGAAGAATATGGTGACAAAATTAAATTTTCAAGCTTAGATATTACTAAGGCAAGAAGACTTGCTATTTCTCAACAAGTATTAGGATTACCAGTAATAGCTATTTACAAAGATGGTGAAAAAGTAGATTCAGTAGTAGGAGATGAAGCTACAGCTTCAAGTGTAGAAAATTTAATTAAAAAATATGCATAA
- a CDS encoding glycine/sarcosine/betaine reductase component B subunit has product MRLELGHILIKDVQFGDKTQVEDGVLYVNKEEIVSLVKEDEHLEKVDVELARPGESVRITPVKDVIEPRVKVEGPGGVFPGMISKVETVGSGKTNVLKGCAVVTAGKIVGFQEGIIDMTGPGADYTPFSKLNNVVLLCEPAEGLKQHEHEKALRMAGLKIATYLGEAAKELEPDKVEVYETLPLLESVEKYPDLPKVAYVQMLQSQGLLHDTYVYGVDVKEIVPTLLYPTEVFDGAVLSGNCVSACDKNTSYHHLNNPVVEDLYARHGKDINFLGVIVTNENVYLADKERSSNWTAKIAEFLGLDGVVISQEGFGNPDTDLIMNCKKIEQKGIKTVIITDEYAGRDGASQSLADADPLANAVVTGGNANEVIELPSMDKVIGDTKFVDIIAGGFDGSLEKDGSITVELQAITGATNELGFNKMSAKGY; this is encoded by the coding sequence ATGCGTCTAGAATTAGGTCACATATTAATCAAAGACGTTCAATTTGGTGATAAAACTCAAGTAGAAGATGGGGTTTTATACGTGAACAAAGAAGAAATAGTTTCCTTAGTTAAGGAAGATGAACATTTAGAAAAGGTAGATGTAGAATTAGCAAGGCCTGGTGAAAGTGTAAGAATTACTCCTGTAAAGGACGTTATAGAACCAAGGGTGAAAGTAGAAGGTCCAGGTGGAGTATTCCCAGGAATGATTTCAAAGGTGGAAACTGTAGGTAGTGGAAAAACTAATGTTCTTAAAGGTTGTGCAGTAGTTACAGCTGGAAAGATTGTAGGTTTCCAAGAAGGTATTATTGACATGACAGGTCCAGGAGCTGACTACACTCCATTTTCAAAATTAAACAATGTTGTACTATTATGTGAACCAGCAGAAGGATTAAAACAACACGAACATGAAAAAGCTCTTAGAATGGCAGGATTAAAAATAGCAACTTATTTAGGAGAAGCTGCAAAGGAATTAGAACCTGATAAGGTAGAAGTTTATGAAACATTACCTTTACTAGAAAGTGTAGAAAAATATCCTGATTTACCAAAAGTAGCTTATGTTCAAATGTTACAAAGTCAAGGTTTGCTTCATGACACTTATGTATATGGAGTAGATGTAAAAGAAATAGTACCAACTTTATTGTATCCAACTGAAGTATTTGATGGAGCAGTATTAAGTGGTAATTGTGTATCTGCATGTGATAAGAATACATCTTACCATCATTTAAATAATCCAGTAGTTGAAGATTTATATGCAAGACATGGCAAAGATATAAACTTTTTAGGAGTAATAGTTACTAATGAGAATGTATATCTAGCTGATAAGGAAAGGTCTTCAAATTGGACAGCTAAAATAGCAGAATTCCTAGGGTTAGATGGTGTTGTAATTTCACAAGAAGGTTTTGGAAATCCAGATACAGACCTTATTATGAACTGTAAGAAAATTGAACAAAAAGGTATAAAAACAGTAATTATTACAGATGAATATGCAGGTAGAGATGGTGCAAGTCAATCTTTAGCTGACGCAGATCCACTAGCAAATGCAGTTGTAACTGGTGGTAATGCAAATGAAGTAATAGAATTACCTTCAATGGACAAGGTAATAGGAGATACAAAATTTGTAGATATAATTGCTGGAGGATTTGATGGTAGTTTAGAGAAAGATGGCTCAATTACTGTGGAATTACAAGCTATTACAGGAGCTACAAATGAGCTAGGATTTAATAAAATGTCAGCAAAAGGTTATTAG